A genomic segment from Amia ocellicauda isolate fAmiCal2 chromosome 13, fAmiCal2.hap1, whole genome shotgun sequence encodes:
- the ube2kb gene encoding ubiquitin-conjugating enzyme E2Kb produces the protein MANIAVQRIKREFKEVLKSEETSKNQIKVDLVDENFTELRGEIAGPPDTPYEGGRYQLEIKIPETYPFNPPKVRFITKIWHPNISSVTGAICLDILKDQWAAAMTLRTVLLSLQALLAAAEPDDPQDAVVANQYKQNPEMFKQTARLWAHVYAGAPVSSPEYTRKIDKLCAMGFDKNAVIVALSSKSWDVESATELLLSN, from the exons ATGGCTAACATCGCAGTGCAGAGGATCAAACGAGAGTTCAAAGAGGTCCTAAAAAGCGAAGAG ACGAGCAAGAACCAGATAAAAGTTGATCTTGTAGATGAGAATTTCACAGAACTGCGGGGAGAAATCGCAGGACCTCCTGATACACCATATGAAG GTGGTAGATATCAGCTAGAAATTAAAATTCCAGAAACGTATCCATTTAATCCCCCAAAG GTTCGATTTATCACTAAAATATGGCATCCAAATATCAGCTCAGTCACTGGTGCAATATGCTTGGATATCCTAAAAGACCAGTG GGCAGCTGCAATGACCCTTAGGACAGTGTTATTATCGTTACAAGCCTTGTTGGCAGCAGCAGAACCAGATGACCCACAGGATGCGGTGGTGGCAAACCAG TATAAGCAAAATCCAGAAATGTTCAAACAGACCGCACGACTCTGGGCACACGTGTACGCTGGGGCGCCTGTCTCCAGTCCCGAATACACCCGAAAAATAGACAAACTCTGCGCAATGGGCTTCGATAAA AATGCAGTAATAGTGGCCTTGTCTTCAAAATCTTGGGACGTGGAGAGTGCGACAGAACTACTTCTGAGTAACTGA
- the smim14 gene encoding small integral membrane protein 14: MAEGGFDPCECICSHEHAMRRLINLLRQSQSYCTDTECLQEMPGPNPSSTGDLTVPMIMMAWMVIALVLFLLRPASMRGPGTVGKPSSPHNHGGGPPAPPVD, from the exons ATGGCCGAGGGAGGGTTTGACCCCTGTGAGTGCATCTGCTCCCATGAGCACGCCATGAGAAGACTGATCAATCTG ctgAGACAGTCCCAGTCctactgcacagacacagaatgcCTTCAAGAaa TGCCCGGACCCAACCCCTCGAGCACAGGTGACCTCACAGTGCCAATGATCATGATGGCTTGGATGGTGATCGCCCTGGTCCTGTTTCTGCTCAGACCAGCCAGCATGAGAGGGCCGGGAACTGTGGGAAAACCATCCAGCCCACAT AACCATGGAGGTGGACCCCCCGCTCCCCCAGTGGATTAG